The genomic DNA GATGGTCCGGGAGAGCCCCGTGTACCAGAGGCAGAGCGCTGCCGTCCCCCCTACCAACAAAAACGAGAGGGTCGCCGCCAGGAGAGAGCTGCCCAAAAACACCACCCGCGCGACCATCTCCAGCACCAGGCAGGCAGTTAAGACCAGGGTGAAGATCGTATTGAGGGGGTTGCGGCTCTCCATAGGCGTATTTTACCGTGCCTTGAAGGTTTCTACGTTTTACGAGTCGTACAAAGTGCTATGCAACGTCGTCGATTTCTAAAGCTCTCCGTTGCGGGAGTTCTTGCGGGGTGTGGTGGTGGCTCTACCTATGTCGCCCGCTTGCCTGAGCCGCTCTCTTCTACCCGTTTCCACTTGACTCCCCTCCTTCCCAGCATCCCCGGCAATGCATATTCGGCATCCGCACTCAGCGACACCGGCTGGGTAGTCGGGGTTGAGCGTGCGCCTGTGTCACGGGGACGCCTCTCCCCTGCCTGGCCCTTGGCCCAACAGCTCCTCGTGCGGATCGCGCCCAGTGGGGAGCATACGGTCTTGCTTGCCCCCCGCGAGCCTCTCCCCTTATTTGGAATGATTCGCTCGACCATCGGGGCCAGTGCGATTTCGCGTGATGGATCTGTCCTTGGCTGGAACACACAGCAGCTTGTTTTGTGGGATTCCAAGGGCATCGCGCAGCTGCTTAATGTGCCCAGTAGCAACCTAGACTCGTTACCGCCCCTCCGCACCGATGAGGGCACGATTTACTATGTCTCAACCAACTATAGTCTCCTCTATCGCCTAACAGTGGGCGGGACTCCCGAGTACATCCCGACAACGCTAGGCTCCATGGTCGAGCGTACGGTGGTTGCTCTCGCCAATAACGAGACGTTTGCGGGATTTGGTGGCCCCCTTGGCGAGTACCAACGCCCATGGCGTCTGTACCAGGGCAAGGAAGAGTTTCTCCCCCTCCCTCCGGGGACCTACGATGGCCGTCTCAGCGCGATTCAAGAAAACGGCGATTCGGTAGGCGTTGCAGGCGGACTTCCCCTTCGTTACCATGGCACGCAGCCCGTCCTCCTGCCCCTCCCGCCCGAGTTCGACCGTGGGTGGGCAAACGGTTGCAACGCAGACACAACCGTGGGCACGGCCTACCCTAGCTCACTCCCCGGCACGACGCGTGCCTTGCTCTGGGAGGGAAGCTCCCCTGTGTTTCTCGACAGCCTCTTCCCCGACGATTCGGGCTGGACTTTCACAAGTGCGCAGGCGATCAACCGCCTGGGGCAGATTCTGGCAACGGGGCGCTTCGATGGGAACGAGTACTCGGTTCTGCTGACACCGCGGATTGTCGGAGCTCCGCCCACGTGATCGCGCCATCGTCGTACCAGAGCGGCGCAAGCAGGCTCGCCACCTCGCCGCCCTCACCGAGCTCTAGCCCACAGTGCGCGGCAAAGCGCTCCACAAAATCCAGCGCGAGCGGGACAAGGGCGCGGTAGGCTTCCGGGGCGAGCGTGCTGTAGAGACGGAACCCGATCAGCTTGCCGGAGTCGTTGAGCGCCACGAGCTGGCGCGCCACCACCCGGCCTTTGTCATCCCGGACATAGACCACGCGCTTGTTGGCATCGCAGGCATTGGCGATTGTCGAGAAGGCGTTGTTGGAGCCAAAGCTCAGGCAGGTCTCGAAGTAGTTTCCCATCTGCAAGACAGAGAGCGGGTCGGTTTCAAACGCTAGGTCGTAGCCAGCAATGCTCTCACGGTAGGCTCCTCTCCAGCGCTCCGTCTCCACCCCACGCTGCGCTAGCGCTTCGAGAAAGGCTTTGTTCGCGGGCTGACGACGAGCCCAGTCGTGGTCCCCTGCGACATAGGCACGCAGTAGACGGATAAGCAAGCGCCGGTTCTCCGACGGGTCCATGGTCAGGAGCGCGGCGTTCATGATATCGGGGGTGAGCGTGAGCGTGAGGGCTTGGCTACCTAAGATTGCACGGAGCCGGTTGCGGTAGATCTGCTCGACCGCATGCGTGAGAGCGTCAAAACGTAGCTCCCTACCGCGGTTCTCCACCGCCTCAGCGAGCTCCTCTTGGATCGTCTTGGTGAGCGCTTCAGGGTTCGCCAGTCGGGCGCACACCGACTCGTAGCGCCCCACAAGCTCGGGGCGTGTGGCGAGAAACGCGGCCTCACGGGCAAGCCGCTCTGGAAGCGCGAGGAGACGTGCCATCCCAGGTGGCAACGGCTGGGTCGCGGCCCACGCGAGTGCGGGGGAGTCCGGGAGGAGCGCGGCGATGGGAGCCCACTCGTCGGCGATTGCAGTGGGGCAGGGGTCAAGCTGGGCGACCGGCGCAAGCGCATCGTGCCCAAGGAGCAGGGCGTTTCCCAGCTGTGCAAGGTTCTCCAGGGCCCGCTTGGGCTGGCGCTGAGCAAGCTCGACTAAGATCAAACGCAGCTCGGGAAAGCGCTTGAGGTGCTCCGTAAAGGCACACACGGAGTCGATCAGACCCCAGTTAGGTTCAATCGGAGCGAGGGCGTCCAGCACCGCCTCAAAGTCTGCCTGACTCTCCTGTGCCAGCCGCGCGGTGACCGTCAGAACCCACGGATTCATCGTCGCACTCTGGAGGGCCTTGGTCGACGCGTAGCATAATTGATCATCGGTCAGTTCGTGCATCCGAGCAAGGAAGCCGTCCAGAAGCCAGTAGAGGTCATCGCCCGCTCCTCGGACCAGATTGTTTAGCAGGGGCAGGCGCGCAGCAAGCTGAGGGAGCCTGCGCCGCTGGTCGCGTGGCAGGTGCGTGGCGTGGTTGATGAGCGCCTCAAACAGCCCCTGCTTGAGCTCGGGTGGCTGGGTGCGGACGACTCGTAGGAGCTCGGCAAGATCGGTGCGAAACTCCGCGACACTCGTGTAGTAACACAGAAGGAGCGTCACCGAGTCGAGCGTCCCGGGGAACTCCTGCTCAAGATTCCAGCCTAGTCGGTAGAGCTCTGAATCGGCCGCAGGCCAATCCATCGCCCACAGCTTCCGCTTGAAATAAACCTCCTCGGTAAGCGCGGCATCCTGGCAGCGCTCGTAGAATCTCCCCAGCTGCGCCACCTCACGCTGTCGCTCCTCCCGCCAGCGCACCGATTTCAGGACAAGGGCATCGGCGCGCTGCTGTCCCTTGAGCCGATTCTTGAGGGTTAGCTCGGGGTGCGGCCAGAGCTGACCCGCACCGCGGAGCACGAGCCCAAGCCACTCAGGGGATGTGCCACACGCCAGCACGCCAAAGAGCGCCTCGTGCATGTTCTTCGCCTGCCGCACGAGTGCCCCATCGGTGTTCTCCCCATCAGGGAGGTGCTCGCGCTGGCAGAGCACCTCGACCAGCTCCAGCGCAAGGGGCACACTCTGCCAGGGAACGTCCCGAAGCGCATCACGTACCCCGGGCCGCTTCAGCCACGCACGTCGAAGAACGGTCTGCGTGAGAGCCTCCTCGACCTTCGCCACGGCCTCCCCGGCGCGCACGGCACACCGAAGCTCCTCAGCAGCGATCGGCAGAGTCGCCAGCTCGTCCAGCAGCGAGAGCGGAAACGCCGGGTTCTGCGCCAAGAGCCGCGCCGCCAGCTCGGGATGGGGCGGCAGGCACCACTCTCCCGCACAGACCATGCGCAACATCGCGATCAGCGGCCGGACATCGTCGGGGGTGAGCGGGTTCTCCACGAGGCGCTGGAGCGCGGGAAGCGCCATACTTCCCCATCGTGCGAGCTGCTGGCTCGGCGAAAACGGCAGCGCATTCTCACAGCACGCCTCGGCGATCAGAAGCTCAGGGCCACTCGCCTCGGAGAAGGTCAGAAACCACTTGGCCTGCTCCAGTCGGTACTGAAGCGTGTCGGTCGGCTGCCGGAGCCCCTGGAGCTCGTAGAGGCGCTTCTGGGTCTTCCAGAGCAGGGCCGCATCGGGGCGCGTGCCGCCCCAGGTCAGCCGCCCCTCTTCCCAGCACAGAGGTGCCTCCAGCCACGCCACCTGCGCCCGGAGCACCCCTGCCCCAAGGTGCGCTCGTTTTTGTTCTCGCCGCTTAAAACTCATCCCTGTCGTCCGTTTACTGTATCGCAGCATCGAGGGCGAATGGCAAAGAGAAACCCACCCGGCCTCGTACCTCGGCCACCCTCCCTTGCCGCAACGCCCAGAGGGCACCCGGGCCGGGGGGGGGCTAAAACTCCGGGAACTCGTGCGCCGCTGGCGTTGTTGGAAGCGGCGCAATGCAAAAGACCTCCTCCCCCTCCCTTGACTGGCCTCAGTGGCGCGGTCCGCGGCGTGATGCCCATGTTTCTGGATTTAAGGTGCCGGCAAAGTGGCCCGCACAGCTCACTAAGAAGTGGTCGATCACCGCAGGGGAAGGGCACTCTTCGCCGATTATTGTCGGGAACCGCGCTTTTGCCATTGTCCGACAGGGCAACGACGAGCACGTGCTCTGTCTCGACATGGCGAGCGGCAAGACCGTCTGGCAGGACGTGGTCGCGGCCCCGTTTGATAGCGTTATTTTTCCGGCCACGCGTCTGGGGAAGGCGCCCCGTTCGACGCCGCTGTGGCACCAGGGGAAGCTCTACACCATCGGGGTCAATGGGCTCATGACCTGCTTCGATGCCGCCAAGGGGAGCATTCTCTGGCGCAAGGACTTTGCCAAGCAGTTCCCCATCCCCATGCCCATCTGTGGCGCGTCGCTCTCGCCGCTGATCGACGGCAAGAAGCTCTATGTCCACGCCGGCCATGAGGCCACCGGGGCGTTTCTGGCGCTCGACAAAGATACCGGCAAGGAGCTCTGGGCCTGGAAGGGCGAGGGGCCGGGGTACACATCGCCGCAGCTCGCGACAATCGGCGGTGTGCAGCAGCTCATCACGGCGTCGCACAATCTGTGGATCGGCCTGAGCCCTGAGGACGGTAGCCTGCTCTGGAGCCTCGCCAACCGCCAGAACATGTTCAACCACAACTCCATCACTCCCGTGATCGCGGGCGATACCGTGCTCTGCGGAGCCAACCAGCGCGCCACTTTCGCCCTCAAGCTGGCCCAGAGCGGTGGGAAGTGGAGCCCCACCAAGGTCTGGGAGAGCCGCGATGTCACCATGTCGACATCGTCGCCGGTGCTCGACGGCAAGCGGGTCTATGTGGTCAATGAGAAGCGCCGTGGTCAGGTCGCGGTGATGGACTTCGCCACCGGCAAGATCACGTGGGAGTGTCCCGGCAATAAGGGTGAGCAGGTGACCCTCTTTGATATCGGCCCCGCACTCTTGGTGTCTGCGCAGGGCGGCGAGCTGTTTGTCTACCAGAAAAACGGCGATACACTAAAGGAAACCGCAAAGTACGAAGTCGCCGACTCCGCGATGTGGGCCAGCCCCGCCATCTCGGGGAACCGACTCCTGGTCAAGGGCGCCGCCACCCTGGCGCTCTGGGAACTCCCTTCATGAAAAAACGTCTTGGATTTACCTTAATCGAGCTTCTTGTCGTGATCGCCATTATCGCGATTCTCGCCGCCATTCTTTTCCCCGTCTTCGCACAAGCCCGTGAGAAAGCCCGCCAGACCTCCTGCCTCTCCAACATGAAGCAGATCGCGCTGGGCGTGATGATGTACACGCAGGACTACGACGAGACCTTCCCCTTGGGCTCCTACATCCTGGGGACGATGACCGCCGCCGTGACCTGGCAGGACCTGGTCGAGCCCTATGTCAAGTCCGGGGCGGGGGCGACCAATGTCAATATCGTGGGCCGTGTGGACGCCCCCTTCTGGATCTGCCCCAGTATCGGCCCCAGCGCACAGAACCTGCCGATGGCCACGGGCGACACCGCGCCTTTTGCGACCTCGGGCGTCTCCCCCATCACCAACTTCTACTCCAAAGCCTTCTCGTACATGAACAACAGCAACCTCATGCCCACGAGCCACCGCGCTGCTCCCACGACGGGGGTCAATGGCTGGTTCCCACTGGGCATTCAGGGCATGGCGGGTGTCGAGGCCCCCGCCGAGCGGATCCTGGCGTGCGAAGGCATGGGCTATGTGGGCAATACCGGCGGCGATGACTGGACCACCAACTGCACCAATGGGGTCGAGACCGGCTTCCCTAACCTCGCAGGGCGCCTGCTGGGCCGCGCGGACAACTACTGCGGGGCGCGCTACCGCCACAGCGGTGGTGCCAACTACGCCCTCGCCGATGGACACGCCAAGTGGTTCAAGGCTCCGACCACCTCCTGGCGCGCCCCCGCCACCCGTGGCGCTGCCTGGCGCAAGTCGCTCGCGCCCAATGCCAGTGTCTGGTTCCGCGAGGACTAGCTCCCGTCAAAGCGCACCCGCCCCGTGAGAATCTGCCTCACGGGGCATTTTTGTTTTGACGTGTCACGGGTAGAATAGGCGCAGGAGAGTGTAAATGAAGAAAATAGGTGTTTTGTACGGACGTGAGAACACGTTTCCGGGTGCGCTGGTCGCCAAGATCAACGAGCTGGGCGCGGGAGCGATCACGGCGGAGAGCCTGTCCCTTGGGGCGATTACCATGGAGCAGCTCTACGACTACCGGGTGATCGTCGACCGCATCTCGCAGGATGTCCCCTTCTACCGTGCCGTTCTCAAGCACGCCGTGATGCAGGGAGTCACCGTGATCAACAACCCGTTCTGGTGGACCGCCGATGATAAGTTCTTCAACTACGCGCTTGCCCACAAGATCGGGGTCGCGATCCCCAAGACGGCGCTCCTTCCCCACAAGCAGCACCCACCGGATATCTCCAGTCAGTCGCTGCGCAACCTGATGTACCCGCTCAACTGGGAGGAAATTTTTGAGTACATTGGCTTCCCCGCGTTTCTGAAGCCCTACTCCGGCGGCGGCTGGAAGCATGTCTACAAGGTGCACTCCCCCGAGGAGTTCTTCGCCGCCTACGACCAGACCGGCGATCTCTGCATGACCCTGCAGGCCAGTGTGGAGTTCACGGACTACTTCCGCTGCTACGTGATCGGCAAGAAGAATGTCCACATCATGCGCTACGATCCCCGCCAGCCCCACGAGCGACGCTATGTCTTGGATGGCCCTCCCATCGACCCCGCCATGCACGACCGCCTTGTCGGCGACTGCCTCAAGATCTGCAACGCGCTAGGCTACGACATGAACACGGTGGAGTTTGCGGTCCAAGACGGCATCCCCTACGCGATCGACTTCCTCAACCCCGCCCCCGACGCCGACTACCACTCGGTGGGGCCGGAGAACTTCGCCTGGATCGTCAATGCCATGGCGGAGCTTGCGATTGAAGAGGCCAACAAGAAAGTCACCAAGCCCAAAGACTACCGCTGGGCGAAGTTTCTGTAGGCGGGGCCCCCTGGCCCCCACAAGGAGCGTCCCGAGGACGCGCAGAGGATTGTCTCTGCGTCCCCGGGACGCTCCCTTTTCGGAGGCGGGGCTTTCAATCCCCGCCTTCAATCCCCCGCCGCACCGCGCAGAAATGCCTCGATCTGGGGCCGAACGTGCCCGGAATCATCCCAGCTCTCGGCCTCTTTCCAGGCGATACGGGCGTTTGCCGTCTCCCCGAGCGCCCAGAGGATCTTCCCCAACAAAAAGTAGTGCAGCGGAAGCATGGCTCCAAATAGAGTGCTCTCCGGAGTATCGCGGATGAGGCTCTGAAGCTCGCCGAGGGCCGCTTCGTGCTCCCCGTTTTCCTGAAGCAGCACCGCGAGAAAATGACGATCCGATCCCGCATGATCATCCGAACCACAGAGCACGATTGCCTGACGTTTTAGGCGAATAGCCTCCGGCAGGTTGCCCGTGTTGCGGTGCGCAATGGCCAGAAACGAGAGCGCCTCTGCATCGTTGGGGTGCTCCGCAGCGTACTCCGTTATCACCCGAACCGCCTCTTGGGGATCGTCTTTGTGGGCTTGCAAGAGCGCCCTTGCCGCTTGCACCCGCTCAAGCCGCTCCCGTGACGCTCGCAGCCGCTCCTCGGATTGCGCGTAGTCGTCGGCAGGGAGTAGCTGTCGTCGCATCGCATCCAGGTGCTTGGGACTTGCCTCGGGCGACTCGTCGATCTTGCGCTGTGTCTCGTCGTGGACGCGGCGGATGTTGTCCAATCGCTGGAAGAGGTCTTTCACCCCTTGGTTCTTCTTCTTATCCGGCAGAATCTCCGCAATGCGCTGCCCGAGCGGTGCCCACTCCAGAAAGGTATCGATTGCTCGGTCCGTGAAGTTAGGCATCCGAGACTTCTCGGTGCGTTGTCGGAGGGGCACGCGCTCGTCGATCATGGCTTTTTACTGCAACAGCGGCTCAAGGACACCAGGGACGAAGTTACCGGAGAGCTGCTCCTGCTCCTCCCAGGCGGCGCGGAGCTTGTCTTCCCACTGGCGCAGGAACACCTGGCGGCACCAGGCCTTGCTGACACGCCACGCCTTGTAGTAGGTATTGTTCTCCGTATCGCCCGCCACCGCCGCACGGGCACCGTCTTGGAAGCGCCGCTTGGTCGAGACCGGCATCTCGATCCCGGTCACGTGCTTGACCCCCGAGGCCACCAGCTCACCCTTGAGGGAGTAGAGCCGCTGGAGCGAGCCATTGAGAATCTGGTCGAAGGGCACTGCCACCGCCTTGTCCATCACCGAGCGCACGGTGAAGGGCGAGAAGGCCGTGAAGCCGTAGCGCTGGGCGGGGGCGAAGGTGCGGACATAGGCGCGGGAGAGGCCGCCGGAGTAGGTCGGGCTGTGCTTGATCGCGTCGATCCCCCAGCCTTCCTGGTAGAGCAAGGGGTTGCGCAGAATCGAGCTCAGGGTCAGGTCGGAGTCCTCCAGTGGGTAGCTCTTTGCGTTCTCATCGCCGCCGTCGCCGTCCATGAAGTAGGTTAGGCTGGGGTAGCGCTCGCGGACCGCCTTGAGCAGCGCGATTCCCGCGGCGGCGCACTCGACATCGAGCGGATGGTAGTCCTCGATACACGTGATCGCCTCCCGCAGGTTGTACTCCGATGCCGGCACGGTGACCCGCTCCCAGGTGTGGGCGATCCCAAGATCGCTCACGATCTTTGCCGCCTGCTCCGCATCGGCCCCCTTGCCGTCGTGGAGGTCCAGCGTGAAGGCGCGAATCTGGTCGGGGTTGCGGCCTAGCTCCGCCATCGCCTGACGGGCCAGTAGCAAGACACTCGTGCTGTCGATACCGCCGGAGAAGGCAATCCCCACAAGCGCCTCGGCGGGGAGTGTTGCGAGCCAGCCCTTGG from Armatimonas rosea includes the following:
- a CDS encoding PQQ-binding-like beta-propeller repeat protein encodes the protein MQKTSSPSLDWPQWRGPRRDAHVSGFKVPAKWPAQLTKKWSITAGEGHSSPIIVGNRAFAIVRQGNDEHVLCLDMASGKTVWQDVVAAPFDSVIFPATRLGKAPRSTPLWHQGKLYTIGVNGLMTCFDAAKGSILWRKDFAKQFPIPMPICGASLSPLIDGKKLYVHAGHEATGAFLALDKDTGKELWAWKGEGPGYTSPQLATIGGVQQLITASHNLWIGLSPEDGSLLWSLANRQNMFNHNSITPVIAGDTVLCGANQRATFALKLAQSGGKWSPTKVWESRDVTMSTSSPVLDGKRVYVVNEKRRGQVAVMDFATGKITWECPGNKGEQVTLFDIGPALLVSAQGGELFVYQKNGDTLKETAKYEVADSAMWASPAISGNRLLVKGAATLALWELPS
- a CDS encoding DUF1559 domain-containing protein translates to MKKRLGFTLIELLVVIAIIAILAAILFPVFAQAREKARQTSCLSNMKQIALGVMMYTQDYDETFPLGSYILGTMTAAVTWQDLVEPYVKSGAGATNVNIVGRVDAPFWICPSIGPSAQNLPMATGDTAPFATSGVSPITNFYSKAFSYMNNSNLMPTSHRAAPTTGVNGWFPLGIQGMAGVEAPAERILACEGMGYVGNTGGDDWTTNCTNGVETGFPNLAGRLLGRADNYCGARYRHSGGANYALADGHAKWFKAPTTSWRAPATRGAAWRKSLAPNASVWFRED
- a CDS encoding ATP-grasp domain-containing protein, which produces MKKIGVLYGRENTFPGALVAKINELGAGAITAESLSLGAITMEQLYDYRVIVDRISQDVPFYRAVLKHAVMQGVTVINNPFWWTADDKFFNYALAHKIGVAIPKTALLPHKQHPPDISSQSLRNLMYPLNWEEIFEYIGFPAFLKPYSGGGWKHVYKVHSPEEFFAAYDQTGDLCMTLQASVEFTDYFRCYVIGKKNVHIMRYDPRQPHERRYVLDGPPIDPAMHDRLVGDCLKICNALGYDMNTVEFAVQDGIPYAIDFLNPAPDADYHSVGPENFAWIVNAMAELAIEEANKKVTKPKDYRWAKFL
- a CDS encoding tetratricopeptide repeat protein; the encoded protein is MIDERVPLRQRTEKSRMPNFTDRAIDTFLEWAPLGQRIAEILPDKKKNQGVKDLFQRLDNIRRVHDETQRKIDESPEASPKHLDAMRRQLLPADDYAQSEERLRASRERLERVQAARALLQAHKDDPQEAVRVITEYAAEHPNDAEALSFLAIAHRNTGNLPEAIRLKRQAIVLCGSDDHAGSDRHFLAVLLQENGEHEAALGELQSLIRDTPESTLFGAMLPLHYFLLGKILWALGETANARIAWKEAESWDDSGHVRPQIEAFLRGAAGD
- a CDS encoding asparagine synthase-related protein, which codes for MLHGIERLVDLVGVRSSALTGADNDGIAVALSTRNVAALASTDGHFAGTMRDGQTIRMARTIGVPLRYFVAKMFHGPFLVTADRMDTIYDWCVSQKIGWQFDPTYTRMVPAHYLTEIEQIGCPDPAPVYTRFWEPTVAQGGDDIEALGVAYLTAAYEATKGWLATLPAEALVGIAFSGGIDSTSVLLLARQAMAELGRNPDQIRAFTLDLHDGKGADAEQAAKIVSDLGIAHTWERVTVPASEYNLREAITCIEDYHPLDVECAAAGIALLKAVRERYPSLTYFMDGDGGDENAKSYPLEDSDLTLSSILRNPLLYQEGWGIDAIKHSPTYSGGLSRAYVRTFAPAQRYGFTAFSPFTVRSVMDKAVAVPFDQILNGSLQRLYSLKGELVASGVKHVTGIEMPVSTKRRFQDGARAAVAGDTENNTYYKAWRVSKAWCRQVFLRQWEDKLRAAWEEQEQLSGNFVPGVLEPLLQ